A genomic window from Sphingobacterium spiritivorum includes:
- a CDS encoding nucleotidyltransferase family protein: MNTLVDKHVIHKGQSVRDALIKLDLIAPSSILFVVDENKKLLGSLTDGDLRRGFIRGLGFENSLLDFIQSNPVFIRENEYDLNQLEKFRKDLLKIIPIISPTRHIVDILDFSLRRTLIPADAILMAGGEGRRLRPLTENTPKPLLRVGDKPIIEYNIDRLKEVGVSTINLSINYLGEQLVEYFGDGSKKEINIKYVREDKPLGTIGGILLVDHFNHDDIIVMNSDLLTNIDFGDFFKTFKDTNADMAVAATSYHVDVPYAVLEVNETNTVRSLKEKPRYTYYSNAGIYILKKDLLRMIPKDEFFNITDLMDRVIEMNLKLITYPINGYWLDIGKHEDFKKAQEDIKHIKL; this comes from the coding sequence ATGAATACTTTAGTAGATAAGCATGTTATTCATAAAGGACAGTCCGTAAGAGATGCTTTAATAAAATTGGATTTGATTGCTCCTTCGTCCATATTATTTGTTGTCGATGAAAACAAAAAGCTTTTGGGTTCTTTGACAGATGGAGATTTGAGACGTGGATTTATCCGAGGATTAGGCTTTGAAAATAGTTTGTTAGATTTTATACAGTCAAATCCAGTATTTATTCGTGAGAATGAATATGATTTAAATCAGTTAGAGAAATTTAGGAAAGATTTACTTAAAATAATACCTATAATAAGCCCTACACGCCATATTGTAGACATATTAGATTTTAGCTTACGTAGAACTTTAATTCCTGCAGATGCAATCTTGATGGCTGGAGGTGAAGGTAGGAGACTACGCCCGTTAACTGAAAATACGCCTAAGCCTCTGTTACGTGTAGGGGATAAGCCTATCATAGAGTATAATATAGATAGACTGAAAGAGGTAGGAGTTAGTACGATCAATCTTAGTATAAATTATTTGGGAGAACAATTAGTAGAGTATTTTGGAGATGGATCAAAAAAAGAAATCAATATTAAGTATGTTCGTGAGGATAAGCCTTTGGGCACTATTGGGGGAATTCTATTAGTAGATCATTTTAATCATGATGATATTATAGTTATGAACTCAGATTTATTAACGAATATCGATTTTGGAGATTTTTTCAAGACATTTAAAGACACAAATGCTGACATGGCTGTTGCAGCGACCTCATATCATGTTGATGTTCCTTATGCTGTATTGGAAGTTAATGAAACAAATACTGTACGTTCTTTAAAAGAGAAGCCTAGATATACTTATTATTCTAATGCGGGAATCTATATATTGAAGAAGGATTTGCTAAGAATGATTCCTAAAGATGAATTCTTTAATATTACAGATTTGATGGATCGTGTCATTGAAATGAATTTGAAATTAATTACTTATCCAATTAATGGTTATTGGTTGGATATTGGAAAACATGAGGATTTTAAAAAAGCACAAGAAGATATAAAGCATATTAAGTTGTAA
- the neuC gene encoding UDP-N-acetylglucosamine 2-epimerase produces MRKICVVTATRAEYGLLKPLMDLIQQSPDLELQVIVTGAHLSPEFGLTYLQIEADGFTINEKIEILLSSDTSGSIVKTMGLAMNGMADVLPRLLPDLLVILGDRYEMLAIASAATIFKVPIAHLHGGEITEGAYDDAIRHAITKLSHLHFASTEEYRNRIIQMGEDPNQVFNVGAIGLDNINNLKLLTKEEIENDLGIKFLKYNYQVTFHPETLSELSSAEQFQILLDAIDLQDQSFFIFTKANADTDGRVINQMIDDYVSKNHNNAKAFTSLGALRFLSVVRECTAIVGNSSSGILEAPSLHTATLNIGNRQRGRIQADSVINVDCKVEEIVAGFGHLRSDSFQSRLNLVCNPYYQGNAAKRIIKVISERSASIEKHFNNIV; encoded by the coding sequence ATGAGAAAGATTTGTGTAGTTACAGCGACAAGAGCGGAGTATGGTTTATTAAAACCATTAATGGATTTGATCCAGCAGTCACCGGACTTAGAATTACAAGTTATTGTTACTGGAGCACATTTATCTCCTGAATTTGGCTTGACTTATTTGCAAATTGAAGCTGATGGTTTTACAATCAATGAAAAAATAGAAATTTTATTGTCGTCAGATACATCGGGCAGTATTGTTAAGACAATGGGGCTTGCTATGAACGGTATGGCTGATGTCCTGCCTAGATTATTGCCTGATTTATTGGTTATATTAGGAGATCGTTATGAGATGTTGGCAATTGCTTCTGCAGCAACAATTTTTAAGGTTCCGATAGCGCATCTACATGGAGGTGAGATCACGGAAGGGGCTTATGACGATGCTATTCGACACGCAATAACCAAGTTGAGCCATCTTCATTTTGCCTCAACCGAAGAATATAGAAATCGAATAATTCAAATGGGCGAAGACCCTAACCAAGTGTTCAATGTGGGGGCAATTGGATTGGATAATATTAATAATCTTAAACTTTTGACTAAAGAAGAAATTGAAAACGATTTAGGAATTAAATTCTTAAAATACAATTACCAAGTTACTTTTCACCCTGAGACTTTAAGTGAATTAAGTTCTGCTGAACAGTTCCAGATATTATTGGATGCAATAGATCTACAAGACCAGAGTTTTTTTATCTTTACGAAAGCAAATGCTGATACAGATGGCAGGGTTATAAACCAAATGATAGATGATTATGTTTCTAAGAATCACAATAATGCAAAAGCCTTCACATCTTTAGGTGCTTTAAGATTTTTATCTGTTGTTAGAGAATGTACTGCTATTGTTGGAAATAGTTCTAGCGGGATATTAGAAGCTCCTTCTCTACATACGGCAACTTTAAATATTGGCAATAGACAAAGGGGACGAATTCAGGCCGACAGTGTTATCAATGTTGACTGCAAAGTGGAAGAAATTGTAGCAGGTTTTGGACATTTAAGAAGCGATTCTTTTCAAAGTAGATTAAATTTGGTTTGTAACCCTTACTATCAAGGAAATGCTGCGAAAAGGATTATAAAAGTAATTTCCGAACGTAGCGCATCCATTGAAAAACATTTTAACAATATTGTATGA
- the neuB gene encoding N-acetylneuraminate synthase: MSRVLIIAEAGVNHNGSLKNAFKLVDAAAEAGVDYVKFQTFKADKLVSRSAKKADYQITNTGNSEDSQLEMLKQLELSHTDHEKIIAYCKEKGVQFFSTAFDLDSLQYLKDIGLDLVKIPSGEITNLPYLRKAAKLFSKVILSTGMSTMEDIAAATQIFVKEGVSDISILHCNTEYPTPMRDVNLKAMLSIADEFKVNIGYSDHTLGIEVPVAAVALGAKIIEKHFTLDNTMEGPDHAASLEPKELKAMVSAIRNIEEAISGSGIKEPSASEKKNMAIARKSLVASQNIKKGEIFTEDNLTVKRPGNGISPMEWDNVIGKVAIQDFNEDEIIVL; this comes from the coding sequence ATGAGTAGAGTATTAATAATAGCCGAAGCAGGAGTAAATCATAATGGTTCACTGAAAAATGCTTTTAAGTTGGTTGATGCAGCTGCAGAAGCGGGAGTTGACTATGTGAAGTTCCAAACTTTTAAAGCGGATAAGCTTGTTTCTAGAAGTGCGAAAAAGGCAGATTATCAGATTACGAATACGGGTAATAGTGAAGACTCACAATTAGAGATGCTTAAGCAGTTGGAATTATCACACACAGATCACGAAAAAATAATTGCTTATTGTAAAGAAAAAGGTGTTCAGTTTTTCTCTACCGCATTTGACTTAGATTCTTTACAATATTTGAAAGATATAGGGTTGGATTTAGTCAAGATACCTTCCGGTGAAATTACAAATTTACCTTACCTCCGAAAGGCAGCTAAATTGTTCTCAAAAGTTATATTATCAACAGGTATGTCCACAATGGAAGATATTGCAGCTGCGACTCAAATCTTTGTAAAAGAAGGTGTATCTGATATTTCGATTTTACATTGCAATACCGAATATCCAACACCAATGAGAGATGTGAACTTAAAAGCTATGTTAAGCATTGCAGATGAGTTTAAAGTAAATATTGGATACTCTGACCATACTTTAGGAATTGAAGTTCCTGTTGCTGCGGTAGCTCTAGGTGCGAAAATCATAGAAAAACATTTTACATTAGATAATACAATGGAGGGGCCAGATCATGCTGCCTCATTAGAACCAAAAGAGTTGAAAGCTATGGTTAGTGCTATTCGAAATATAGAAGAAGCTATTTCAGGTTCTGGAATTAAAGAACCTAGTGCGTCAGAGAAAAAGAACATGGCAATAGCGCGTAAAAGTTTAGTAGCCTCTCAAAATATAAAAAAGGGAGAAATTTTTACGGAAGATAACTTAACCGTCAAAAGACCAGGCAATGGGATTTCGCCAATGGAATGGGATAATGTTATCGGGAAGGTTGCCATTCAGGATTTTAACGAAGATGAAATAATTGTGTTGTAG
- a CDS encoding acetyltransferase, whose translation MDRVAIIGYSGHAFVVLDACKKMGIPVHFYCDRSKRKHNNPYQLTFLGDEGSESFNWNGIDKFVLGIGDNNTRKRVAERIIEAGKEVVTVVHPTAVINDFVRIGKGSFLSSNCVVNTLAIVGQNCIINTGAIIEHECVLGDSVHIAPGAVLAGSVTVGTGTFIGANAIIKQGITIGDNVIVGAGSVVIKDIEDNETWVGNPVRKIK comes from the coding sequence ATGGATAGAGTTGCAATAATAGGATATTCTGGACATGCGTTTGTGGTATTGGATGCATGTAAAAAAATGGGAATCCCCGTTCATTTTTATTGTGATCGATCTAAGAGAAAACATAATAACCCTTACCAACTGACATTTTTGGGCGATGAGGGTAGTGAATCCTTTAATTGGAATGGGATAGATAAGTTTGTGCTGGGAATAGGAGATAATAATACCCGAAAACGGGTGGCTGAACGGATTATAGAAGCGGGTAAAGAGGTAGTTACAGTTGTACATCCCACCGCGGTAATTAATGATTTTGTTCGCATCGGTAAAGGAAGTTTCTTATCCAGTAATTGTGTTGTGAATACGTTAGCAATTGTTGGACAAAATTGCATAATCAATACCGGAGCTATAATAGAGCACGAATGCGTGTTAGGTGATTCAGTTCATATTGCACCAGGAGCTGTTTTAGCAGGAAGTGTTACGGTAGGTACAGGAACATTTATTGGAGCAAATGCGATAATTAAGCAAGGGATAACTATTGGAGATAATGTTATAGTAGGAGCGGGATCAGTAGTTATTAAGGATATTGAAGATAACGAAACTTGGGTTGGAAATCCAGTTAGAAAAATAAAATAA
- a CDS encoding LegC family aminotransferase: protein MQSIDNIISFIRDQYKTDKFIPLHEPRFRGNEKKYVVDTIDSTFVSSVGAYVDKFEEMMQAYTGAEKAVAVVNGTASLQVALRLAGVKAGDEVITQALTFIATANAIVYNHATPIFVDVDLDTMGLSPKALSFFLEEFGELREDGCYNKSTGNRIAACMPMHTFGFPVHLDELLAVCDKWNIPLVEDAAESLGSYYKGKHTGTLGLVSGFSFNGNKTITCGGGGALITNDLELGKHAKYLTTTAKRPHPYEFFHDELGYNFRMPNLNAALACAQMEVLESFLADKRQMADEYAALFSELGIKFRKETPDTKANYWLMCVELNDKMDREDFLKYTNENGVMTRPIWNLMYRLPMYEHCQRDSQRNAEFLEERIVNIPSSVR, encoded by the coding sequence ATGCAGAGTATAGATAATATAATCTCTTTTATTAGGGATCAGTATAAAACTGATAAATTTATTCCACTTCATGAACCGCGGTTTAGAGGTAATGAGAAAAAATATGTTGTGGATACTATAGATTCTACATTTGTTTCGTCTGTTGGAGCTTATGTAGATAAGTTTGAGGAAATGATGCAAGCCTATACTGGTGCTGAAAAGGCTGTAGCAGTTGTCAACGGTACAGCATCTCTTCAGGTAGCTTTAAGGTTGGCAGGCGTGAAAGCTGGTGATGAAGTAATAACCCAAGCGTTAACTTTTATTGCAACAGCTAATGCCATTGTTTATAATCACGCAACTCCGATTTTTGTAGATGTAGATTTAGATACTATGGGGTTGTCTCCAAAGGCTTTATCATTCTTTTTAGAAGAATTTGGTGAACTTCGTGAAGATGGTTGCTATAACAAATCTACCGGAAATCGTATTGCTGCTTGTATGCCCATGCATACATTTGGTTTTCCTGTACATCTAGATGAATTATTAGCGGTTTGCGATAAATGGAATATTCCATTGGTAGAAGATGCTGCGGAATCTTTGGGTAGCTATTATAAGGGAAAACATACAGGTACCCTTGGATTAGTATCTGGATTTTCTTTTAATGGCAATAAAACGATTACTTGTGGTGGTGGTGGTGCTTTAATTACTAATGATTTAGAGTTAGGAAAACATGCCAAGTACTTAACAACAACAGCTAAACGACCACATCCTTATGAATTTTTCCATGATGAACTCGGATATAACTTTAGAATGCCGAATCTGAATGCTGCGTTAGCTTGTGCTCAAATGGAGGTCTTAGAAAGTTTCTTGGCGGATAAAAGACAGATGGCAGATGAATATGCTGCATTGTTTTCTGAATTAGGAATAAAATTCAGAAAAGAAACTCCAGACACGAAAGCTAATTATTGGTTAATGTGTGTTGAATTGAATGATAAGATGGATAGGGAAGATTTTCTAAAGTATACAAATGAGAATGGGGTAATGACAAGGCCAATTTGGAATCTTATGTATCGCCTGCCTATGTACGAACATTGTCAGCGGGATTCTCAACGTAATGCGGAGTTTTTAGAAGAACGAATTGTAAACATTCCTAGTAGTGTAAGATAG
- a CDS encoding UDP-N-acetylglucosamine 4,6-dehydratase, producing the protein MNILNLIGRKEELFNEDIQKHEERLEAIISNAKFLVIGGAGSIGQATTKEIFKRNPKKLHVVDISENNMVELVRDIRSSFGYIEGDFQTFALDIGSIEYDAFWEADGDYDYVLNLSALKHVRSEKDPYTLMRMADVNVFNTDKTLQQAIEKGVKKYFCVSTDKAANPVNMMGASKRIMEMFLMRRSKEITISTARFANVAFSDGSLLHGFNKRIEKRQPIVAPNDIKRYFVIPKESGELCLMSCIFGENRDIFFPKLSENLHLITFAEIAEKYLKEMGYEPYLCADENEARSLVHTLPQEGKWPCLFTGSDTTGEKDFEEFFTEHETLDMNRFENLGVIKNELKIEEDKLQLFESAIQHMKSNKKWNKEQIVDLFFQMIPDFGHKETGKYLDAKM; encoded by the coding sequence ATGAATATTTTAAATCTTATAGGCCGAAAGGAAGAGCTCTTTAATGAAGATATACAAAAACATGAAGAGAGACTAGAAGCTATCATTTCCAATGCAAAATTCTTAGTTATTGGCGGAGCCGGTTCTATTGGCCAGGCAACAACAAAGGAGATTTTTAAAAGAAATCCCAAGAAATTACATGTTGTAGATATTTCTGAGAATAATATGGTAGAATTAGTTCGCGATATCAGAAGCTCTTTTGGATATATCGAAGGAGACTTTCAGACTTTTGCTTTAGATATTGGTTCTATCGAATACGATGCCTTTTGGGAAGCAGATGGTGATTACGACTATGTTTTAAATCTTTCAGCATTAAAGCATGTACGTAGCGAAAAGGATCCCTATACTTTGATGCGTATGGCGGATGTCAATGTCTTCAATACAGACAAAACTTTGCAACAAGCTATTGAGAAAGGTGTAAAAAAATACTTCTGCGTATCTACGGATAAGGCTGCAAATCCTGTGAATATGATGGGAGCCTCTAAGCGCATTATGGAAATGTTTCTTATGCGCCGTAGTAAAGAAATTACTATCTCTACAGCTCGTTTTGCAAATGTTGCTTTTTCGGATGGTTCTTTACTGCATGGATTTAATAAGCGTATCGAGAAGAGGCAACCTATTGTTGCACCTAATGATATTAAGCGTTATTTCGTCATTCCTAAAGAGTCGGGCGAATTATGTTTAATGTCTTGTATATTTGGTGAAAATAGGGATATCTTTTTCCCTAAATTAAGTGAGAATTTACACTTAATTACTTTTGCGGAGATTGCTGAAAAATATTTGAAAGAAATGGGGTATGAGCCTTATTTGTGTGCAGATGAAAATGAAGCTAGATCGTTAGTCCATACTTTACCTCAAGAAGGAAAATGGCCTTGTCTATTTACAGGGAGTGACACTACTGGAGAGAAAGATTTTGAGGAGTTTTTTACAGAACACGAAACTCTTGATATGAATCGATTTGAAAATTTAGGTGTAATTAAGAATGAATTGAAGATTGAAGAAGATAAACTACAGTTGTTTGAATCTGCTATTCAGCATATGAAATCGAATAAGAAGTGGAATAAAGAACAAATCGTCGATTTATTTTTTCAAATGATTCCGGACTTTGGGCATAAAGAAACAGGGAAATATCTCGACGCTAAAATGTAA
- the rfbA gene encoding glucose-1-phosphate thymidylyltransferase RfbA — translation MKGIILAGGSGTRLHPLTLAVSKQLMPVYDKPMIYYPLSTLMLAGINEILIISTPQDLPNFQKLLGDGSQIGCKFSYKEQPSPDGLAQAFILGEDFIGKDKVALILGDNIFYASGMSKLLQDSSDPDGGVVFAYQVSDPERYGVVEFDKDNKVVSIEEKPKEPKSNYAVPGLYFYDNDVVEIAKNIKPSSRGELEITDINAEYLRRGKLKVGVFNRGTAWLDTGTINSLMQACQFVQVIEERQGMKIAAIEEIAYRMGYINKEQLLQIAEPLRKSGYGEYLLNIVR, via the coding sequence ATGAAAGGAATAATATTAGCAGGCGGTTCAGGTACACGTTTACACCCCTTAACATTAGCTGTTTCAAAACAGTTAATGCCAGTGTATGATAAACCTATGATCTATTATCCATTGTCTACATTGATGCTGGCTGGTATTAATGAGATTTTGATTATTTCGACACCTCAGGATCTTCCCAATTTCCAAAAATTATTGGGAGATGGTTCTCAAATTGGATGTAAGTTTTCATATAAGGAACAACCAAGCCCGGATGGATTAGCTCAAGCTTTTATTTTGGGAGAAGATTTTATTGGTAAGGACAAGGTTGCTTTGATCCTAGGAGATAATATTTTTTACGCATCAGGAATGTCAAAATTATTACAGGACTCATCCGATCCCGATGGAGGCGTTGTATTTGCTTACCAGGTATCCGACCCGGAGCGATATGGTGTGGTAGAGTTTGATAAGGATAATAAAGTTGTTTCTATTGAGGAAAAACCAAAAGAACCAAAATCTAATTATGCTGTTCCCGGACTTTATTTCTATGATAATGATGTAGTGGAAATTGCCAAAAATATTAAACCTTCATCACGAGGAGAACTGGAGATTACTGATATCAACGCAGAGTATCTACGAAGAGGAAAATTGAAAGTAGGTGTTTTTAACAGAGGAACGGCTTGGTTAGATACTGGTACTATCAATTCGCTAATGCAGGCATGTCAATTCGTTCAGGTAATAGAAGAGCGTCAGGGGATGAAAATTGCCGCTATTGAAGAGATAGCGTATCGTATGGGGTATATTAATAAAGAACAGTTATTGCAGATTGCTGAACCCTTAAGAAAATCTGGATACGGTGAATATTTATTGAATATTGTCAGGTAA
- the rfbD gene encoding dTDP-4-dehydrorhamnose reductase — translation MRIVITGANGQLGSELKDILRNDTEKEYHFLDRKHLPLDQTLIIQDLLAQYQPDVIIHAAAYTAVDRAESEQELADQINHLATSEIAQYCRIHGTKLIAISTDYVFDGNSNIPLKEDAPVDPINIYGLTKLKGEHAIQKWLPDGIIIRTSWVYSVYGNNFVKTMVRLMSEREEISVINDQIGSPTYAHDLALAIVDIIESDKWIGGIYHYSNEGEISWYDFAVAIREIKGLDCKINPIPTTQYPTPAKRPRYSLLDKSKIKHAFKVDTPNWKDSLKVMIAKNIEIES, via the coding sequence ATGAGAATAGTAATTACTGGAGCAAACGGACAATTAGGATCTGAACTTAAAGATATACTAAGAAATGATACTGAAAAAGAATATCATTTCTTAGACCGTAAACACTTGCCTTTAGATCAGACATTGATCATTCAAGATCTTTTAGCACAATACCAACCTGATGTCATTATTCATGCAGCAGCCTATACTGCTGTAGATAGGGCGGAATCAGAACAAGAGTTAGCTGATCAGATTAATCATCTGGCAACATCGGAAATTGCTCAATACTGCCGTATTCATGGAACTAAGCTTATAGCTATTTCTACAGATTATGTTTTCGATGGCAATTCCAATATCCCTTTGAAAGAGGACGCTCCCGTAGACCCTATCAATATATATGGATTGACAAAGTTGAAAGGCGAGCATGCTATCCAAAAATGGCTTCCTGATGGAATTATTATCCGTACCTCATGGGTTTATTCAGTTTATGGAAATAATTTTGTAAAAACTATGGTTCGCCTGATGTCCGAGAGGGAGGAAATTTCAGTAATCAATGATCAGATTGGTTCGCCTACATATGCACACGATCTTGCTCTGGCTATTGTGGACATTATTGAAAGTGACAAATGGATTGGTGGCATTTACCATTATTCAAATGAAGGAGAAATTTCCTGGTATGATTTTGCGGTAGCGATTCGTGAGATTAAAGGCTTAGATTGTAAAATAAATCCCATTCCAACTACGCAGTATCCTACACCGGCTAAACGACCAAGGTACTCCTTATTAGATAAATCAAAGATAAAGCATGCATTTAAGGTTGACACTCCCAATTGGAAAGATAGCCTTAAAGTGATGATTGCTAAGAACATAGAAATTGAAAGCTAA
- the rfbC gene encoding dTDP-4-dehydrorhamnose 3,5-epimerase, with protein sequence MKATETKLQGCFILEPAKYGDSRGYFMESFNEKTFNDLTGTNTHFVQDNQSYSTRGVLRGLHAQAGDHAQAKLVRVLEGEVIDIAVDVRAGSSTFGQYVAVRLSAENNLQLFVPRGFLHGFVVLSETATFFYKCDNFYNKESECGVHPLDKDLAVDWQIPIEEMVLSDKDKAAPGFKEIFGI encoded by the coding sequence ATGAAAGCTACAGAAACAAAGCTTCAGGGTTGTTTTATATTGGAGCCAGCTAAGTATGGCGATTCGCGTGGTTATTTTATGGAGAGTTTCAATGAAAAGACCTTTAATGATCTTACTGGAACTAACACGCATTTTGTCCAGGATAACCAGTCTTATTCCACAAGAGGAGTTTTGCGGGGATTACATGCCCAAGCTGGAGATCATGCCCAAGCTAAACTGGTTCGGGTTTTAGAAGGCGAGGTAATTGATATTGCTGTAGATGTACGTGCCGGATCATCTACGTTTGGCCAATACGTTGCAGTAAGACTATCTGCTGAGAATAATCTGCAGCTATTTGTTCCGCGGGGATTTTTACATGGTTTTGTCGTGTTAAGTGAGACCGCTACCTTTTTCTATAAATGTGATAATTTCTACAATAAAGAATCAGAATGTGGTGTGCATCCGCTGGATAAAGATCTCGCTGTAGACTGGCAAATTCCAATAGAGGAAATGGTATTATCTGATAAAGACAAAGCAGCTCCCGGTTTTAAGGAAATTTTTGGAATATGA
- a CDS encoding four helix bundle protein, with the protein MILVEDIYKIAASFPKEEMFGLTSQIKRSVVSIPSNIAEGAGRKGKTEFIRFPYIALGSTSELETQLEISVRLGFMQKNEDIFKRIHFIKNMIAKLITSLNNKDANAL; encoded by the coding sequence ATGATACTTGTTGAAGATATCTATAAAATTGCTGCAAGCTTTCCAAAAGAGGAAATGTTTGGTCTAACCAGTCAGATTAAAAGATCAGTAGTTTCAATTCCTTCTAATATTGCTGAAGGGGCTGGAAGAAAAGGAAAAACCGAATTTATCCGGTTTCCTTATATTGCCTTAGGGTCGACAAGTGAACTCGAAACACAATTGGAAATTTCTGTCCGATTAGGATTTATGCAAAAGAATGAAGATATCTTTAAGCGAATACATTTTATTAAAAATATGATCGCTAAACTTATCACGAGTTTAAATAATAAAGATGCTAATGCGCTTTAA
- the rfbB gene encoding dTDP-glucose 4,6-dehydratase, translating into MSKTIIITGGAGFIGSHVVREFVTKYPEYHLVNLDGLTYAGNLENLKDIQDKPNYQFIKADITDAALILDIFRQYKPDGVIHLAAESHVDRSITDPTAFVMTNVIGTVNLLNAAKEIWRDNFEGKRFHHISTDEVFGALGATGLFTEETKYDPHSPYSASKASSDHFVRAYHDTYGLPIVLTNCSNNYGPNHFPEKLIPLCIHNILNNKPLPIYGDGKYTRDWLFVIDHAKAIDLVYHRGKNGESYNVGGFNEWQNIDLVKELCKQMDEKLGRPVGTADQLITYVKDRPGHDLRYAIDAAKINQELGYQPSVTFEEGLSVTIDWFLNNQEWLDHVTSGDYQKYYEEQYR; encoded by the coding sequence ATGAGCAAAACAATTATCATTACCGGCGGAGCCGGATTTATTGGCTCCCATGTGGTTCGTGAATTTGTTACAAAATATCCGGAATATCATCTTGTCAATTTAGATGGATTGACCTATGCAGGTAATTTGGAAAATTTAAAAGATATTCAGGATAAACCGAATTATCAATTTATTAAAGCTGATATTACTGATGCTGCACTGATCCTTGATATATTCCGACAGTATAAACCGGATGGAGTTATACATTTAGCTGCAGAATCCCATGTCGATCGGTCTATTACAGATCCAACAGCTTTTGTTATGACGAATGTTATCGGAACTGTTAACTTGTTGAATGCAGCTAAAGAAATATGGAGGGATAACTTTGAGGGAAAACGTTTCCACCATATCTCCACGGATGAGGTTTTTGGAGCACTCGGTGCTACAGGATTATTCACAGAGGAAACCAAGTACGATCCACATTCCCCTTATTCGGCTTCTAAAGCTTCATCGGACCATTTTGTAAGAGCATATCATGATACGTATGGTTTACCAATTGTATTGACGAATTGCTCCAATAATTACGGTCCTAATCATTTCCCGGAAAAGCTTATTCCCTTATGTATACATAATATTTTAAATAATAAGCCACTTCCTATTTATGGTGATGGTAAGTATACACGTGACTGGCTTTTTGTAATTGATCATGCTAAGGCCATTGATCTGGTATATCATCGGGGGAAAAATGGTGAAAGTTATAATGTAGGTGGATTTAACGAATGGCAAAATATTGATCTGGTCAAAGAATTGTGTAAACAGATGGATGAGAAATTAGGAAGGCCGGTAGGCACCGCTGATCAGTTAATCACCTATGTTAAAGATCGGCCCGGACATGATCTTCGTTATGCTATTGATGCTGCTAAGATCAATCAGGAACTTGGTTATCAGCCATCAGTAACTTTTGAAGAGGGGCTCTCTGTCACTATCGATTGGTTCCTCAATAATCAGGAGTGGTTGGATCATGTTACTTCTGGGGATTATCAAAAGTATTATGAGGAGCAGTATAGATAG
- a CDS encoding helix-turn-helix domain-containing protein, producing MSTFVTQLGCPMLESIITSKTRLKLLIKFFVSASNKSHLRGLAEEFQESTNAIRKELNQLSDAGYLDKETEKNRILYRANTKHSLFKPIQNLIHTFLGIDQFVDHILEQAGDIKEVSLIGNYAKGLDSGVIEVLILGNTINQAYLLQLADKVGLRLDKKVEIYFNKPFEEQKINLYRSSSHE from the coding sequence GTGAGTACTTTTGTTACTCAGTTAGGTTGTCCAATGCTAGAATCGATAATTACTTCAAAAACCAGGCTTAAATTGCTGATTAAATTCTTCGTTTCAGCAAGTAATAAAAGCCATTTACGAGGTTTGGCAGAAGAATTTCAGGAGTCAACAAATGCGATCCGAAAAGAACTTAATCAACTTTCAGATGCAGGCTATTTGGATAAGGAAACAGAGAAAAACAGAATACTTTATAGAGCTAATACTAAACATTCCCTATTTAAGCCTATTCAAAATTTAATTCATACTTTTTTGGGAATTGACCAGTTTGTTGATCATATATTGGAGCAAGCAGGGGATATTAAGGAGGTTAGTTTAATTGGTAACTATGCAAAAGGATTAGATAGTGGAGTTATTGAGGTGCTTATTTTAGGTAATACAATAAATCAGGCATATTTATTGCAGTTAGCGGACAAGGTCGGCTTGCGTTTGGATAAAAAAGTGGAAATTTATTTTAATAAACCTTTTGAAGAACAAAAAATTAACTTATACCGAAGTAGCTCTCATGAATAG